Proteins from a genomic interval of Chitinophagales bacterium:
- a CDS encoding tetratricopeptide repeat protein has protein sequence MMPILRCHVTFIFCVLMIFLLAANDVCAEEKNKKQNINSLDNNIEHLLDSAKEESNDTIFSLKLSEKLAEYYYRNNQYSNALTNYLAALDAAKSLNEKNKVNKYQYNIGLLYTKIGNFPLAINYLSTILDENTLTPLPSDFNADIYGELATAYLYIGDYMQSSEYQIKALRIRELLKDTLGIGKSQYTFGNMYYQQQNYKEAQKHYEEAFNTWQLNNFEDGIYRCYAALGSVFGKLKDSEKSLKYNLMALELAKKLHHPIGIAYALHNVGENYSESGAYSKANDYFYRALEIMIESEDKNGQTIILESIGRLQLRQNHPQEALQTLQSALQLAQELKAAPRIQELYSAIAANYDSRGNLQEAFNYKEKYIALKDSLLNESDLELINQMQINYNLEQSRKEQAITKLKQQNKLQNIYFAIGIATISLLLLTILIVYIRYQIRLKRKDLLQLAQTNIDVEKEQIKDSNEDLKQFVYVVAHDLQEPLRMIRSYTQLLHSRLKKVVSRTSEQKFTEVQDEAQKMGELLGDLLEYSRLDSHEEMMTEVDVNEMVNIASSKQHHYLVENDVVVTTDELPIVRAFPKQFAKLFELLIDNSIKFRQQNIAPKIHISCEEQADTYCIRLSDNGIGIKQENLTSIFELFKRGHTDTTYNGTGFGLGYCKKVMENHKGNIWVQSVLEEGSTFFLTIPKNKATLPQSPN, from the coding sequence ATGATGCCCATTCTTCGATGCCATGTTACATTTATTTTTTGTGTGCTGATGATTTTTCTATTAGCGGCAAATGATGTATGTGCTGAAGAGAAGAATAAAAAACAGAACATCAATTCTTTAGATAATAACATTGAACATCTTTTGGATTCGGCAAAAGAAGAATCTAATGACACTATTTTTAGCCTAAAACTTTCAGAAAAACTGGCAGAGTATTACTATCGAAACAATCAATACAGCAATGCACTTACCAATTACCTCGCTGCCCTAGATGCAGCAAAAAGCCTCAACGAGAAAAATAAAGTAAATAAGTACCAATACAACATAGGATTGCTCTACACCAAAATAGGCAATTTCCCACTCGCAATCAATTACCTATCTACCATATTAGACGAAAATACCCTAACACCACTGCCCAGCGACTTCAATGCAGATATATATGGTGAATTGGCAACCGCCTACTTATATATCGGTGATTATATGCAGTCTTCAGAGTATCAAATAAAAGCTTTGCGAATTAGAGAGTTACTGAAGGATACATTGGGAATTGGAAAATCGCAATATACTTTTGGTAATATGTATTACCAACAACAAAATTATAAAGAAGCGCAAAAACACTATGAAGAAGCCTTCAATACTTGGCAACTCAACAATTTTGAAGACGGCATCTACCGATGTTATGCAGCCTTGGGAAGTGTTTTCGGAAAATTGAAGGACTCCGAAAAATCCTTGAAGTACAATTTGATGGCACTTGAATTGGCAAAAAAACTACATCATCCCATAGGTATTGCTTATGCCTTGCACAATGTAGGAGAAAATTACAGTGAAAGTGGAGCCTATTCCAAAGCCAATGATTACTTCTATCGTGCACTAGAAATCATGATAGAATCAGAAGATAAAAACGGACAAACCATTATTTTAGAATCAATTGGAAGGCTTCAATTGCGACAAAATCACCCGCAAGAAGCACTACAAACACTGCAATCTGCACTGCAATTGGCGCAAGAACTCAAGGCAGCTCCCCGCATACAAGAACTCTACTCGGCTATTGCAGCCAACTACGACAGTAGAGGAAACCTTCAAGAAGCATTTAACTACAAAGAAAAATACATTGCACTCAAAGATTCATTGCTCAATGAAAGCGATTTGGAGCTTATCAACCAAATGCAAATCAACTACAACTTAGAGCAAAGTCGAAAAGAACAAGCAATTACAAAATTGAAGCAGCAAAACAAATTGCAAAACATCTACTTTGCGATAGGTATTGCCACCATTTCACTGCTGCTGCTTACTATTCTGATTGTTTATATTCGTTATCAGATAAGGTTGAAAAGAAAAGATTTGCTGCAACTAGCGCAAACAAATATTGATGTAGAAAAAGAACAAATAAAAGACTCCAACGAAGATCTAAAACAATTTGTATATGTGGTAGCCCATGACCTTCAGGAGCCATTGCGTATGATTCGAAGTTATACTCAACTCTTACACAGTCGTTTAAAAAAAGTAGTTAGCCGAACATCTGAACAAAAATTTACAGAAGTACAAGACGAAGCACAAAAAATGGGAGAACTGTTGGGGGATTTATTGGAATATTCCCGACTTGATAGTCACGAAGAAATGATGACCGAAGTAGATGTAAACGAAATGGTAAATATCGCCTCCAGCAAACAGCATCATTACCTTGTTGAAAATGATGTAGTTGTCACAACTGATGAGCTTCCGATTGTCCGAGCTTTTCCAAAACAGTTTGCCAAATTATTTGAATTGTTGATTGACAATTCCATCAAGTTTCGACAACAAAACATCGCTCCAAAAATACATATCAGTTGTGAAGAGCAAGCGGATACCTATTGTATTAGATTATCAGACAATGGTATAGGCATCAAACAAGAAAATCTCACCTCTATTTTCGAATTATTCAAGCGTGGTCACACCGATACAACTTACAATGGCACAGGATTTGGACTAGGCTATTGCAAAAAAGTAATGGAAAACCATAAAGGAAATATATGGGTTCAATCCGTCTTAGAAGAAGGCAGCACTTTTTTCTTAACTATACCAAAAAACAAAGCCACGTTACCACAGAGTCCAAATTAA
- a CDS encoding tetratricopeptide repeat protein yields MPKYIILTLLMVLFTSSRLMAEDYLDSLKNELVVQQSKQNVNAIGDIYKQIGNFYFKKNNYDLAIKYFQESLETVLYASSNIPSVIAETHLNLGYTHNQLSNFSEAIYHYKKAVEIGEFDEDAYQTVGRSLGGIGNLYVDIGDYEQAYSYHLKAMKLNTAHLDSSGMGRSYYTMGSIYFHQRQLDEALNYYKKSLNMWIHKGNKRWIYTCNDAIGVVYGEKKQYDKWLEYSELALENAEEADYLIGIAYGTHNLASYYHDMHCFEEASMYYNEALQKMQAAKDKVGEVKVLRAIAKFYIEQEAYDKALVYLEQGLEIAQPIGARPLIKEIYQLLYQSFHKLGQLRLAHNYQAKYLSLNDSLIIDNNTERILAMQIRHELQKKEVTIAELQQEQEVKQLYPKASLIGIAILLLFVFLLFNRHHLVQIEHQLLAKKKAKSEKERAILATSNRSLEYFATVAYNDLQKPLQHIDQLVSSLQVEYQENLTEDSRDFIYYISDGIERMSNLLTDLLSYARLDSRKTAWKLTNVNVHTLVDEVQRSLINMIEEKDAQIIIESLPHQIVANQTTLIQLFQNLISNGLKFVGDKSPVIRINCVVKKDQYLFSIQDNGIGIAAEHQSRIFEIFKRLHTSKEYKGTGIGLATCQKIVRRHGGEIFLTSELGYGTTFYFTIDRKLQISSANTQIMIQKAA; encoded by the coding sequence GTGCCTAAATACATTATACTTACCCTATTGATGGTGCTATTTACTTCTAGCAGATTAATGGCAGAAGACTATTTGGATAGTTTGAAAAACGAATTGGTTGTTCAGCAATCAAAACAAAATGTCAATGCAATTGGAGATATTTATAAGCAAATTGGTAATTTTTACTTCAAAAAAAACAATTACGATTTGGCTATTAAATATTTTCAAGAAAGTTTAGAAACAGTTTTGTATGCCTCTTCCAATATTCCCAGTGTAATCGCTGAAACCCACTTAAACTTAGGATATACACACAATCAATTGAGCAATTTCTCAGAAGCCATTTATCACTACAAAAAAGCAGTGGAGATTGGAGAGTTTGACGAAGATGCTTACCAAACAGTTGGACGTAGTCTCGGAGGAATAGGCAACTTATACGTTGATATTGGGGATTATGAACAAGCATACAGTTATCATTTAAAAGCGATGAAACTCAATACAGCCCATTTGGATTCTTCGGGTATGGGACGCTCTTATTACACAATGGGAAGTATTTACTTTCATCAAAGACAATTAGATGAAGCACTCAACTACTACAAGAAATCTCTAAATATGTGGATTCACAAAGGTAATAAACGATGGATTTACACCTGTAATGATGCCATTGGAGTCGTTTATGGAGAAAAGAAACAATATGATAAGTGGCTCGAATACAGCGAATTGGCTTTGGAAAATGCTGAGGAAGCCGACTATCTTATTGGCATTGCTTATGGTACACATAATTTGGCGAGTTACTATCATGATATGCATTGTTTTGAAGAAGCTTCAATGTATTATAATGAAGCATTGCAGAAAATGCAAGCAGCAAAAGACAAAGTAGGAGAAGTAAAAGTATTAAGAGCCATTGCAAAGTTTTATATCGAACAAGAGGCGTATGACAAAGCCCTTGTTTATTTGGAACAGGGATTGGAGATTGCCCAACCTATTGGCGCAAGACCGCTAATAAAAGAGATCTATCAATTGCTGTATCAGAGTTTCCATAAATTGGGACAACTACGACTTGCACATAATTATCAAGCAAAATACCTGTCTTTGAATGATTCGCTCATTATAGATAACAACACAGAGCGTATATTGGCTATGCAGATTCGACATGAACTACAAAAAAAGGAGGTAACTATTGCTGAGCTTCAACAAGAACAAGAGGTGAAACAACTTTACCCAAAAGCATCACTGATAGGAATTGCTATTTTATTACTATTTGTATTTCTGTTATTCAATCGGCACCATCTGGTGCAAATCGAACATCAATTGTTAGCCAAAAAGAAAGCAAAATCAGAGAAAGAGCGTGCAATATTGGCAACCTCTAATCGTAGTTTAGAATATTTTGCTACAGTTGCCTACAACGATTTGCAAAAACCATTGCAGCACATTGACCAACTTGTTTCCAGTTTGCAGGTGGAGTATCAAGAAAATCTTACTGAGGATAGCAGAGATTTTATCTACTATATTTCGGATGGTATTGAGCGAATGAGCAATTTACTAACTGATTTACTGTCTTACGCAAGATTGGATAGCCGAAAAACTGCTTGGAAATTGACCAATGTAAATGTGCATACACTAGTGGACGAGGTACAGCGTTCTTTGATAAATATGATTGAAGAAAAAGATGCTCAGATAATTATAGAAAGTTTACCCCACCAAATTGTGGCGAATCAAACTACCCTGATACAACTATTTCAAAACTTGATTAGCAATGGATTGAAGTTTGTGGGTGACAAATCACCTGTCATACGAATCAATTGTGTCGTCAAAAAAGATCAGTACCTATTTTCAATACAAGACAATGGAATAGGGATAGCGGCAGAGCACCAATCCCGAATTTTTGAAATATTCAAGCGACTTCATACCTCAAAAGAATACAAGGGTACTGGCATTGGTTTGGCTACATGTCAAAAAATTGTGAGAAGACATGGAGGCGAAATTTTCCTCACCTCAGAACTAGGTTATGGCACTACTTTTTACTTCACGATAGACCGTAAACTCCAAATTAGTTCAGCCAATACCCAAATAATGATACAAAAAGCTGCTTAA
- a CDS encoding superoxide dismutase: MAFQLPDLPYAFDALEPHIDARTMEIHHDKHHAGYTNNLNAAIKGTDLEGKSIEELLSVASTNAAVRNNGGGFYNHSLFWSVMSPAGGGTPSGDLADAINNDLGSFDAFKDEFSKAAGSRFGSGWAWLCVGSDGKLFVTSSPNQDNPLMDVADKKGQPILGLDVWEHAYYLNYQNRRPDYVTAFFNVINWEEVTKRYAAAKA; encoded by the coding sequence ATGGCTTTTCAACTTCCTGATTTACCCTATGCTTTTGATGCACTAGAACCACATATTGATGCTCGTACGATGGAAATTCACCACGACAAACATCATGCAGGTTATACCAACAACCTCAATGCGGCTATTAAAGGAACCGACCTTGAAGGAAAATCAATTGAAGAATTATTGAGTGTTGCTTCTACCAATGCGGCTGTGCGCAACAATGGAGGTGGGTTTTACAACCACAGTTTGTTTTGGAGTGTAATGTCTCCTGCAGGTGGCGGTACTCCTTCTGGTGATTTGGCAGATGCTATCAACAATGATTTGGGTTCTTTTGATGCCTTCAAAGATGAATTTAGCAAGGCAGCAGGTTCTCGATTTGGTTCAGGCTGGGCTTGGTTGTGTGTAGGTAGTGATGGTAAATTGTTTGTTACTTCCTCTCCTAATCAAGACAATCCATTGATGGATGTGGCTGACAAAAAAGGACAACCTATTTTGGGTTTGGATGTATGGGAACATGCTTACTATTTGAACTATCAAAACCGTCGTCCTGACTATGTTACTGCTTTCTTCAATGTAATCAATTGGGAAGAAGTGACTAAGCGTTATGCTGCTGCTAAAGCGTAA
- a CDS encoding nucleoside deaminase, whose protein sequence is MLTDEYYMRIALQQAQLAFEADEIPVGAVMVAQNRIIAKAFNQVERLQDATAHAEILAITAASNYLGSKYLKDCTLYVSLEPCVMCGGAIYWGQLGRLVFGAWDTKRGCESLELSVLHPKTIIVGGVLAEDSTQMIRLFFEQKRP, encoded by the coding sequence ATGTTAACAGACGAATATTATATGCGTATAGCACTTCAACAAGCACAATTGGCTTTTGAAGCCGATGAAATACCTGTCGGAGCAGTTATGGTTGCCCAAAATAGGATTATTGCCAAAGCTTTCAATCAAGTCGAACGGCTGCAAGATGCTACGGCTCATGCCGAAATTTTGGCGATAACGGCTGCTTCGAATTACCTCGGTAGTAAGTATCTCAAAGATTGTACCCTATATGTGAGTTTAGAACCTTGTGTCATGTGTGGGGGAGCTATTTATTGGGGACAATTGGGGCGATTGGTGTTTGGAGCTTGGGATACAAAAAGAGGGTGCGAGAGTTTGGAATTGAGTGTGTTACACCCCAAAACGATTATTGTTGGAGGTGTTTTGGCTGAGGATAGTACGCAAATGATTCGACTTTTCTTTGAACAAAAACGCCCCTAA
- a CDS encoding TolC family protein — MRPFINLFLSLIFASTLSVFAQNNPTPESWTLQQCFDYAEKNNIQLKQAALQITSAEGNLMESKAAILPDLNGFFTQSVNLGRTVVSATNSLETITTNNSNLGLSTNFTLYNGGVVKHTIEQRDLQVGLAKLQVEEANNNLQLQILSAYMQALLAEEQLKVLQNQATLTKEQRVRMNKLVEAGVRAPSDLLDLDAQIASDDINLVNAENNINASYLTIAQILDYYKPIRIVKPNIEGQLPNQNEVSAIRPDQVYDAALRTQPQFKVRDLQTQIAEKSYDIAKGYTYPSVSLFARYSTDYSNAIKNFIPTGEIEQVPTSLTTLGGEGVLLNSPITNQENIPYFTQLTDNWRASVGVSINVPIFNNYQVKNGIEQARINIENTVYSKDLAKNQLRREIEQAYLDANATAKRYKANQSNMEILKKSLAQTERRFELGLVNAFDYLTAKNNLASAELNLQSAIYEYIFRLKILDYYQGKDLGL; from the coding sequence ATGAGACCATTTATCAACCTATTCTTAAGTCTTATTTTTGCTTCAACCTTATCTGTTTTTGCACAAAACAACCCTACTCCCGAAAGCTGGACACTTCAACAATGTTTTGACTATGCTGAAAAAAACAACATTCAACTCAAACAGGCAGCCCTTCAAATCACTTCCGCCGAAGGCAATCTGATGGAAAGTAAAGCTGCAATATTACCTGATTTGAATGGATTTTTCACTCAGTCTGTTAATTTAGGACGTACAGTAGTCAGCGCAACAAATAGCCTTGAAACCATTACAACCAATAATTCCAACCTTGGATTGAGCACCAATTTTACACTCTACAATGGTGGAGTTGTCAAACACACCATAGAACAGAGAGATCTTCAAGTAGGCTTGGCAAAATTGCAGGTTGAAGAAGCAAATAATAATTTACAACTTCAAATTCTTTCTGCTTATATGCAGGCACTTTTAGCTGAAGAACAGTTGAAGGTACTTCAAAATCAAGCCACACTCACCAAAGAACAGCGTGTGAGAATGAATAAATTGGTCGAAGCGGGTGTACGTGCGCCGAGCGATTTGCTGGATTTAGACGCACAAATTGCGAGTGACGACATCAACCTTGTCAATGCCGAAAACAACATCAATGCTTCTTACTTAACCATTGCTCAAATATTGGATTACTACAAACCCATCCGTATTGTGAAGCCCAATATTGAAGGACAATTGCCCAACCAAAATGAAGTCAGTGCTATTCGCCCTGATCAAGTATATGACGCAGCACTCAGAACACAACCTCAATTTAAGGTTAGGGATTTACAAACCCAAATTGCAGAGAAAAGCTATGACATAGCCAAGGGATATACCTATCCGTCCGTTTCTTTATTTGCACGATACAGTACAGACTATTCCAATGCCATCAAAAATTTTATCCCAACAGGTGAAATAGAACAAGTACCCACTTCACTAACAACTTTAGGAGGAGAAGGAGTCTTGCTCAATAGCCCAATTACCAATCAAGAAAACATCCCTTATTTCACTCAGTTAACAGACAATTGGCGTGCATCTGTTGGAGTCAGTATCAATGTGCCTATCTTCAACAATTACCAAGTCAAAAATGGCATCGAACAAGCCCGTATCAATATCGAAAACACCGTCTATTCAAAAGATCTCGCTAAAAATCAGTTGAGAAGAGAAATCGAACAAGCCTACTTAGATGCCAATGCGACTGCAAAAAGATACAAAGCGAATCAATCCAATATGGAGATTCTCAAAAAATCATTGGCACAAACAGAACGCCGTTTTGAATTGGGATTGGTCAATGCTTTCGACTACCTCACTGCAAAAAACAACCTCGCCTCTGCCGAATTGAACCTTCAATCTGCCATTTATGAATACATTTTCCGATTGAAAATTTTGGATTACTATCAAGGCAAAGATTTGGGCTTGTAA
- a CDS encoding efflux RND transporter periplasmic adaptor subunit, with protein sequence MAKRSASKTVSIVFMILIPLIVIGAVIAKKQGFIDKKALIKVATDKAEKHTIIETVSASGKIYPELEIKITPDVSGEVVTLNIQEGDSVKAGQLLAKIDPEAYVSFVDRAEAAVKSAQSTLSNTKARSLQAKVQMDNAQRVYNRNKKLFEEELLSQAEYESAEAQYESAKAEYQAALKNIEGGEYNIESAEASFREAKDNLRKTNIYAPISGVVSRVSIEKGERVVGTSQFAGTEIIRIANFNDIEARVDVSENDILRVSLGDTALVEVDAYIDRKFKGVVTQIANSANLDSQISSDQITNFTVQIRLLPDSYTDLTQKFQFPFRPGMSASVDIQTHKISNTLAVPIQCVTAREIPDSLKTNMSKEEAEELQELVYVYADGKVISSKVTTGIQDENYIQILSGLTEGAEVVSAPYRTIAKKLEDDMKVDKVDKEDLFKKEDEE encoded by the coding sequence ATGGCAAAACGAAGTGCAAGCAAAACCGTTTCCATTGTTTTTATGATATTGATACCACTCATTGTTATTGGCGCAGTAATTGCTAAAAAACAGGGATTTATCGACAAAAAAGCCTTGATAAAAGTGGCTACCGACAAGGCCGAAAAACATACCATCATCGAAACTGTTTCGGCAAGTGGTAAGATTTACCCCGAACTGGAGATAAAAATCACCCCCGATGTCTCAGGTGAAGTCGTGACATTGAACATTCAAGAAGGTGACTCAGTGAAAGCAGGTCAGTTACTCGCCAAAATTGACCCAGAAGCATACGTGTCTTTCGTGGATAGAGCAGAAGCGGCCGTCAAGTCCGCCCAATCTACACTTTCCAATACCAAAGCCCGTTCACTGCAAGCAAAAGTGCAGATGGACAATGCCCAAAGGGTGTATAACCGAAACAAAAAACTTTTTGAAGAGGAGTTGCTTTCACAAGCCGAATACGAAAGCGCAGAAGCCCAATATGAAAGTGCAAAGGCTGAATACCAAGCAGCTTTGAAAAACATTGAAGGCGGAGAATACAACATCGAAAGTGCAGAAGCGAGTTTTAGGGAAGCAAAGGACAACCTTCGCAAAACCAATATTTATGCGCCCATTAGTGGCGTTGTGTCGAGGGTAAGTATTGAAAAAGGGGAGCGAGTAGTCGGAACTTCACAGTTTGCAGGAACAGAAATCATTCGGATTGCCAACTTCAATGACATTGAAGCACGAGTGGATGTTAGTGAAAATGATATTTTGCGGGTCAGTTTGGGCGATACGGCTTTGGTGGAAGTAGATGCCTATATTGACCGAAAATTCAAAGGCGTGGTGACACAAATTGCCAATTCTGCCAACTTGGATTCCCAAATTTCGAGTGACCAAATCACCAATTTTACCGTCCAGATTCGCTTATTACCTGATTCCTACACCGACCTCACCCAAAAATTCCAATTTCCTTTTCGACCAGGAATGTCTGCTTCGGTGGATATTCAAACCCACAAAATCTCCAATACTCTAGCTGTGCCAATTCAATGCGTGACGGCTCGTGAAATCCCCGATTCACTCAAAACCAATATGTCAAAAGAGGAAGCGGAAGAACTTCAAGAGTTGGTGTACGTGTATGCAGACGGAAAGGTGATCAGCAGCAAAGTGACGACTGGTATTCAAGACGAAAACTACATTCAGATATTGTCGGGCTTGACGGAAGGTGCGGAGGTAGTCAGTGCGCCTTACCGAACAATTGCAAAAAAATTGGAGGATGATATGAAGGTGGACAAAGTGGATAAGGAGGATTTGTTTAAGAAGGAAGATGAAGAGTAA
- a CDS encoding glycoside hydrolase family 2 TIM barrel-domain containing protein: protein MKIHPFQFLFLLLIFCPFSFNLKAQTTIEKTENGWTLLVKGKPFAVKGVTFGYDKNVENYESYFQDLQFLGVNTIRLWATNENTKQLLDVAHAHGIRVMIGIWMRHGRPGMEDDDSFNYLEDNQGMEKMYLNAIQTVEKYKDHPAVLMWGVGNEVYLNMSTDAEKKAYSLLLEKIASQIKQLDSNHPIASVEAWTFGIDWWQKWVPSIDIYGINCYGSGANFLPEELAKKGVKKPYVITEFGVTGEWDIQEEKNGIKIEPTDHQKYEAITNGYQNWIKNQATCLGVYVFHYGNGNDFASPWLLTHHRKMYRPQYWAIREAYTGNKPTNNVPRIENFVLPDSKLNSGMWVPVSLSISDTENEEIEVDFFYNQRTGSRKRRNQINPLLYRGNLQEGFEIQLPNEDGAIKVYVNAKDTFNNVGVASTSIVVIDKKAREKKYLAAKTNLPFYVYQEGFDMPYVPSGYMGNIDHIEVDLHSQSDVHAGKYGLKIAYTASDNWYGVGFVDPANDWGDILGGYDISGAKTFSFWAKANDTNVKATIGFGLIDKDKPFPDTAKKSKEIVLTTEWKQYSINIKKLDLTCIRSGLVIFSSSNGFPHEIYLDDVVFE from the coding sequence ATGAAGATACATCCCTTCCAATTCCTATTTTTACTTCTAATATTTTGTCCATTCAGTTTCAATCTAAAAGCCCAAACAACTATTGAAAAAACCGAAAATGGCTGGACGTTACTAGTTAAAGGAAAACCATTTGCGGTGAAAGGAGTCACTTTTGGATATGACAAAAATGTTGAAAATTACGAAAGCTATTTTCAAGATTTACAATTCCTCGGTGTGAATACCATTCGACTATGGGCAACCAATGAAAACACCAAACAACTACTCGATGTAGCACATGCTCATGGCATTCGAGTCATGATAGGGATATGGATGCGACATGGCCGTCCAGGAATGGAAGACGATGATAGTTTCAATTACCTTGAGGATAATCAAGGCATGGAAAAAATGTATCTCAATGCCATTCAAACAGTAGAAAAATACAAAGACCATCCCGCAGTACTGATGTGGGGTGTTGGAAATGAAGTCTATCTGAATATGTCGACAGATGCCGAAAAAAAGGCTTATTCTCTGCTATTGGAAAAAATAGCAAGCCAAATCAAACAATTGGATTCCAATCATCCTATCGCATCTGTAGAAGCATGGACTTTTGGAATAGATTGGTGGCAGAAATGGGTTCCTTCTATTGACATCTATGGAATCAATTGCTATGGTTCAGGTGCCAATTTTTTGCCTGAGGAATTGGCAAAAAAAGGCGTAAAAAAACCTTATGTGATTACTGAATTTGGTGTGACAGGTGAATGGGATATCCAAGAAGAAAAGAATGGCATCAAAATAGAACCAACTGACCACCAAAAATATGAAGCCATTACGAATGGTTATCAAAACTGGATTAAAAACCAAGCTACATGTTTGGGAGTGTATGTATTCCATTATGGTAATGGGAATGATTTTGCTTCTCCTTGGCTCCTCACCCACCACAGAAAAATGTACCGTCCACAATATTGGGCAATAAGAGAAGCCTATACGGGAAACAAGCCTACCAACAATGTGCCTCGTATTGAAAACTTTGTATTGCCTGACTCTAAACTAAATAGTGGAATGTGGGTTCCTGTTTCTCTGTCCATATCAGATACTGAAAACGAAGAGATTGAGGTTGATTTTTTTTACAACCAACGGACAGGAAGCCGCAAACGTCGCAATCAAATCAACCCACTTCTTTATCGTGGCAACCTTCAAGAGGGTTTTGAAATTCAATTACCCAATGAAGATGGAGCTATCAAAGTATATGTCAACGCCAAAGATACATTCAACAATGTGGGGGTTGCCTCGACATCCATTGTTGTGATAGATAAAAAGGCGAGAGAAAAAAAATACCTTGCAGCCAAAACGAATCTTCCCTTTTATGTATATCAGGAAGGCTTCGATATGCCCTATGTTCCTTCTGGCTACATGGGAAACATTGACCATATTGAAGTAGATCTGCATAGCCAATCCGACGTACATGCAGGAAAGTATGGCTTAAAAATTGCTTATACGGCAAGCGATAATTGGTATGGAGTAGGTTTTGTAGATCCTGCAAACGATTGGGGCGACATACTTGGAGGCTACGATATTTCTGGGGCAAAGACGTTTAGCTTTTGGGCCAAAGCAAATGATACCAACGTAAAAGCTACCATTGGTTTTGGACTAATAGACAAGGATAAACCATTTCCAGATACTGCCAAGAAATCGAAAGAAATTGTATTGACTACCGAATGGAAACAGTATTCTATCAACATTAAGAAACTCGACCTTACCTGTATTCGATCTGGCTTGGTTATTTTTTCAAGCAGCAATGGATTTCCCCATGAAATTTATTTAGATGATGTTGTATTTGAATAA